One window of Patescibacteria group bacterium genomic DNA carries:
- the pcm gene encoding protein-L-isoaspartate O-methyltransferase, giving the protein MNKDQLLQKLKEKGFSDKIAAAFAAVDREKFFPEKFKKFAYDDEAFPLGHGATISQPSTIAFMLALLKIADEQKIMEVGSGSGYVLELLSEISGNSEIYGVEMIDSLVESSRKILSSRPNIHLVKATEVLGFAREKPFDRILVSAAGTELPRELIAQLAEGGILVCPVNNSIIRAVKTNGKIAIKEFPGFVFVPLVTK; this is encoded by the coding sequence ATGAATAAAGATCAGTTACTTCAAAAATTGAAGGAAAAAGGATTTTCCGATAAAATAGCGGCTGCTTTCGCGGCAGTGGACCGGGAAAAATTCTTTCCCGAAAAATTCAAAAAATTCGCTTACGATGACGAGGCTTTCCCGCTGGGGCACGGCGCCACAATCTCCCAGCCTTCCACCATCGCCTTTATGCTCGCTCTGCTGAAAATAGCAGATGAACAAAAAATCATGGAAGTGGGCAGCGGTTCGGGATATGTTCTGGAATTATTGAGCGAAATATCCGGCAATTCTGAAATTTACGGAGTGGAAATGATCGACAGTCTGGTGGAGAGTTCGAGAAAAATTTTATCTTCCCGTCCTAATATTCATCTTGTTAAAGCGACTGAAGTATTGGGGTTTGCCCGGGAAAAACCTTTTGACCGCATTCTGGTCTCGGCCGCCGGAACCGAGCTGCCGCGCGAATTGATCGCGCAACTAGCTGAAGGCGGAATATTGGTTTGCCCGGTAAATAATTCCATTATCAGAGCGGTGAAAACCAACGGCAAAATAGCCATTAAAGAATTCCCCGGGTTTGTTTTTGTTCCGCTGGTCACCAAGTAA
- the amrB gene encoding AmmeMemoRadiSam system protein B, producing MENSIRQPAAAESFYPAEAQALAQKIKKYLAAAKPKAPSDKIRAIMVPHAGYNFSGPVAAYAYQAIAGRKFRTVVLIGSSHTSYFNGAVIDDHDAWQTPLGDIEVDREFAAKLIAKEKKIKILGSIHDQDHMIEVQLPWLQTVLTPGFKIVPIALGNMENDNYRQLADALETTLTKDDLLVISSDMSHYPAYQDAQRIDQKTLALIEQGIIGELDKHISAIMASGVAGEETLLCGWEAVKTGMDLADKRSWQAKILKYANSGDVPIGDKESVVGYGAVAFSITN from the coding sequence ATGGAAAATTCAATCAGGCAGCCGGCCGCGGCGGAAAGTTTTTATCCGGCCGAGGCGCAAGCGCTGGCGCAAAAAATAAAAAAATACTTGGCAGCGGCCAAACCGAAGGCGCCAAGCGATAAAATACGCGCGATCATGGTGCCGCATGCCGGTTATAATTTTAGCGGACCGGTGGCGGCTTATGCCTATCAGGCGATCGCCGGACGGAAATTCAGAACGGTGGTGCTGATCGGCAGTTCCCACACTTCTTATTTTAACGGGGCAGTGATCGATGATCATGACGCTTGGCAAACGCCATTGGGAGACATTGAAGTTGACCGAGAATTTGCGGCTAAACTTATCGCCAAGGAGAAAAAAATAAAGATCCTCGGTTCGATCCATGACCAGGATCATATGATCGAAGTGCAATTGCCCTGGCTGCAAACTGTTTTAACGCCCGGTTTCAAGATTGTGCCGATCGCTTTGGGTAATATGGAAAATGATAACTATCGGCAGTTAGCTGACGCTCTGGAGACAACATTAACCAAAGATGATTTGCTGGTAATCAGTTCCGATATGTCGCATTATCCCGCCTACCAAGACGCCCAGCGGATCGATCAAAAGACTTTAGCCTTGATCGAACAGGGAATAATCGGCGAATTAGATAAACATATTTCGGCGATAATGGCATCGGGAGTCGCGGGCGAAGAAACCCTGCTTTGCGGCTGGGAGGCGGTAAAAACAGGAATGGACTTAGCCGATAAACGAAGCTGGCAAGCGAAAATCTTAAAGTACGCCAATAGCGGCGATGTGCCGATCGGCGACAAAGAATCGGTGGTGGGCTATGGGGCGGTCGCATTTTCAATTACAAATTAA
- the amrA gene encoding AmmeMemoRadiSam system protein A gives MSEAFLNKEQREELRNIAKISVENFVKDGKITDFKITDERLKRPEGVFVTINKKGELRGCIGLIISTGKPLWENVRSMAIAAATEDNRFEPVSAEELSELDYEISVLSEPKEIKNWQEIKLGQDGVIVSRGRNKGVFLPQVAVETGWGLEEFLSQLCFQKAGLPPDCYKNDPNVKLEVFTAQVF, from the coding sequence ATGAGCGAGGCCTTTTTGAATAAAGAGCAACGGGAAGAATTGCGAAATATTGCCAAAATTTCGGTAGAAAATTTTGTTAAGGACGGAAAGATCACGGATTTTAAAATAACTGACGAACGGTTAAAAAGGCCGGAGGGGGTTTTTGTGACGATCAATAAAAAAGGCGAGTTAAGAGGCTGTATCGGCTTGATCATTTCGACCGGCAAACCGCTTTGGGAAAATGTCAGATCGATGGCGATCGCGGCCGCGACCGAAGATAATCGCTTTGAGCCGGTAAGCGCCGAAGAATTGTCCGAACTGGATTACGAGATCAGCGTTTTGTCCGAACCGAAAGAAATAAAAAATTGGCAAGAAATAAAATTAGGCCAAGATGGCGTAATTGTTTCCCGCGGACGGAACAAAGGAGTGTTTTTGCCCCAAGTGGCGGTTGAAACCGGCTGGGGCTTAGAAGAATTTTTGAGCCAGCTTTGTTTTCAGAAAGCCGGCTTGCCGCCCGATTGCTACAAAAATGACCCTAATGTGAAATTGGAAGTTTTTACGGCCCAAGTTTTTTGA
- the amrS gene encoding AmmeMemoRadiSam system radical SAM enzyme, with protein MENHLIQAKFYQKSSDNAVDCRLCNHFCHILPDNVGICTARKNIGGELYSLVYGRPAAINIDPIEKKPLYHFLPGSSAFSVGTLGCNFRCANCHNYEITQSKLDKTKLPFVAPEEIIAGAERAQCQSIAYTYNEPTIFTEYALDIMKLARAEKLKNIWVSNGFMSPDCLEAIIPYLDAANIDLKSMADPFYNKVCHARVEPILENLKRIASESAARDSDGAGKKGVHLEITTLVIPTLSDNLAMLKKIAEFIAKELGKDTPWHLSRFSPEISWKLKELPETSREILAEAYKIGKEAGLNFVYASGYKDNTYCPNCGELAIERIYYQVKRFDQNGKCLKCGEQIFTNNQ; from the coding sequence ATGGAAAATCATTTAATCCAAGCGAAGTTTTATCAAAAGTCATCGGACAACGCGGTTGATTGCCGGCTTTGTAATCACTTTTGCCATATCCTGCCGGATAACGTGGGAATTTGCACGGCGCGGAAAAATATCGGCGGTGAATTATATTCTTTGGTTTACGGCCGGCCGGCGGCGATCAATATCGACCCGATCGAGAAAAAACCGCTCTATCATTTCTTGCCCGGCTCTTCGGCTTTTTCGGTGGGCACTTTGGGCTGCAATTTCCGCTGCGCCAATTGCCATAATTATGAGATTACCCAATCAAAATTAGATAAGACAAAATTGCCATTTGTCGCGCCCGAGGAAATTATCGCCGGGGCCGAGCGCGCCCAGTGCCAATCGATCGCCTATACTTATAATGAGCCGACCATTTTTACTGAATATGCTTTGGATATTATGAAATTGGCCAGGGCGGAGAAATTAAAAAACATCTGGGTCTCCAATGGTTTTATGTCGCCTGACTGTCTTGAGGCAATTATTCCTTATCTGGACGCGGCCAATATTGATTTGAAATCAATGGCAGATCCGTTTTATAATAAAGTATGCCATGCCCGGGTCGAACCGATCCTGGAAAATCTGAAGAGAATCGCGTCAGAGTCCGCTGCGCGAGACTCTGACGGAGCCGGAAAAAAAGGCGTTCATCTGGAAATTACTACGCTGGTGATCCCGACGCTTTCCGATAATCTGGCGATGCTTAAAAAAATCGCGGAATTTATCGCCAAGGAATTGGGCAAGGACACGCCCTGGCATTTATCCCGTTTTTCCCCGGAAATTTCCTGGAAATTAAAAGAGTTGCCGGAAACCAGCCGGGAAATTTTGGCAGAAGCTTATAAGATCGGCAAAGAGGCAGGATTAAATTTTGTTTATGCTTCCGGCTACAAAGATAATACTTATTGCCCCAATTGCGGCGAGCTCGCCATTGAGCGGATTTATTACCAAGTAAAACGGTTTGATCAGAACGGCAAATGTCTTAAATGCGGTGAACAAATATTTACAAATAACCAATAA